The window AGAGCATCCTCCCGGGATTGGTGTTCCTGGTGGCTTTCACCATCACACGGGATCTCACGCCAGCCCTCATCGCAGCCTTGGCTGCAGCCGCCGTCTTCACTGTGGTTCGTCTGATCCAGCGCCGTCCCTTGACTCAGGCGTTGGCGGGCGTGGTGGGGGTGGGTATTTCTGCCTGGCTGGCAAACACCACGGGCAAGGCCGAGGACTTCTACGTCCTTGGTTTCTTCACCAACATCGCTTACATCGCAGCCATGGTGCTGTCCATCGCCTTCAAATGGCCGGTGGCCGGACTTCTCTTCGGCTTTGTACGTAACGAAGGGCTGGAGTGGCGCAAGGATCCGGAGCGGCTCCGGGCCTACTCTTTGGGCACATGGATTGTGGTGGCGGTGCTTGCCCTGCGCCTTGTGGTGCAGGTCCCTTTGTATTTCATGGGCGAGCCCGGCCTGACAGCGTTGGCTACCACCAGGCTCCTGATGGGCGCCCCGCTGTACATACTGGGCCTCTGGGTGGCTTGGTTGGTCACCAAGCCGGCACCTCAGCCGTCGAAGCCGTCGTCCTCAGCGGACTGATCAACTGGTTCGGAAGACCCCTCACGGGGTTCCTGTCCGTCGTCGGACGCTGGTGACAACAGGGACCGCAAGCCGTCCTCGGCAGCGATGGTAGTGACAAAGAAGAGCTCGTCACCACCGTCCAGGACATCATCACGCGTGGGCGTAATGGGCGCCTGATCACGCAGGATGGCAACCAAGGTGGCGTCCTCGGGCCACTGAATTCCACCCACCGTGCTGCCAATGACGTGGGAGTCATGCGGAACGGTGAATTCCACGATCGAGGCCACGCCCGTCTGCAAGGTCAACAGGCGCACGATGTCGCCGATTTCGACGGCTTCTTCGACCAATGCCGTCATGAGCTGCGGAGTATTTACTGCTACGTCCACACCCCAGGAGTCGTTGAACATCCAGTCGTTCTTGGGGTTGTTCACTCGTCCCACAGTGCGGCCCACGCCGAATTCCGTCTTGGCCAGCAGGGACACCACCAGATTTACTTTGTCGTCGCCGGTGGCAGAAACCACGACGTCGGCATCCTCGAGTTTTGCGTCCTGCAGGGTGCTGAGTTCGCAGGCATCGCCCACCAGCCAGCGGGCGCCACGCAAGCCGCTGCGTCCAATCACTTCGGGCTTCAGGTCAATGAGGAGAATCTGGTGCTTGTGGGCCAGCAGCTCACGCGCAATGGACGAGCCGACGCTGCCCGCGCCAACGATGACAACTTTCACTAAGACTCCTTGGCGGGTGCTTTGGCGAGAATCCGGCTGATCTCGGAGGTTCGGTCCAGGCTCACCATCGCGTGGACGGTATCACCTTCCTGGTATGCGGTGCCGGTTTGGGGCAACAGGCCTTCGCCGAACCTGGTGAGGAAAGCGATGCGGATTCCGGCAGCGGACTCGATGGAGTCCAGGCTGTGTCCGATCCACGCCTCGTGCAGTTCCACTTCGGCCAGTACCAGTCGGCCTGAGGGCTCGCGGTAGTCGCCGGCGAGATGCTGCTCGGGAAGAATGCGCCGGAGAACCTGGTCGGCACTCCAGCGCACGGCTGCCACTGTGGGGATTCCGAGCCGCTGGTAGATTTCGGCACGGCCGGGATCGTAGATCCGTGCCACCACATGGGCAACATGGAATGTTTCCCGGGCAACCCGAGTGGCCAGGATGTTTGAATTGTCGCCACTGGAGACGGCGGCGAAGGCGTAGGCCTCTTCCACACCTGCCTGCTTGAGGGTGTCACGGTCGAAGCCGACTCCGGTGACTTTGCGTCCCGTGAAAGTGTTGCGCAATCGGCGGAAAGCCCGCTCGTCCTGGTCGATGATGGCCACGGAGTGACCGGCATCCTCCAAAGTGTGTGCCAGGGTTGCGCCAACACGGCCGCAACCCATGATCACGAAGTGAGCCACCATGTCTCCTAAAGTCTGTCGTCCGTCCCGCTCGGTATGACTTTACCTTCGCGGCGGGCGTATGCCTGCGACGACCGTCATGACATCCCTGGGGATTCAGAGTAGCTTTGCGGAGTGCTGACAATTCTGAATGCCGCGAAGCGGGTGTTGGTGGGCAGGCCGGTCCGAAATGACCGACTGGCCCACACCTTGTTGCCCAAACGCATCGCTTTGCCGATCTTCGCCTCGGACGCCCTATCCTCAGTGGCCTATGCACCGGACGAAATCCTCTTAACCTTGGCCCTTGCAGGCGTCAGCGCCGTGGCATTTTCCCCGTTGGTCGGCCTCGCGGTCATGGTGGTGTTGCTCACAGTGGTGGCTTCCTACCGCCAAAATGTTCACGCTTATCCGTCCGGCGGTGGCGACTATGAGATTGCCAACGTTAATCTGGGCAAGTACGCCGGGCTCACCGTCGCTTCCGCCCTGTTGGTGGATTACGTCCTGACTGTTGCCGTGTCCATGTCCTCGGCGGCCACGTACCTCACCACCGCCATACCCGCTCTGCACGGACAGCAGGCTTTGATCGCCACGGTCGGCGTCATCATTCTGGCGCTGGTCAACCTCCGGGGTGTCAAAGAAGCCGGGACTGTCTTCGCCATTCCCACCTACATCTTCATGGCGTCCATCCTCGGAATGACGGTGGTGGGCATCATCCAGGCCATCAGCGGCACCTTGGGGGAGGCTCCGTCCGCGAACTTCACCATCGTGCCAGAGCCCGGATTTGATGAGGGCCTGGTGGGGCTGGCCGGGGCATTCCTCTTGCTGCGTGCCTTTTCCTCCGGGGCCGCTGCGCTCACGGGTGTTGAAGCCATCAGCAACGGGGTGCCCAATTTCCAAAAGCCCAAGAGCAAGAATGCGGCAACAACCCTGCTCCTGCTCGGCGTCATAGCGGCTTCCATGCTGGCAGGCATCCTCTACCTGGCCAACGCCACCAAGGTGCACATCGTCCTCGACCCGGCCCGCGAGTTCCTGGTGGACGGCAAACCGCTGCCCGAGGGCTACATCCAGACTCCCGCCATCAGCCAGATAGCCGACACCATCTTCGGTTCCGGCTCCATTCTTTTTTACGTCGTAATTGCGGCCACGGGCATCATCCTGGTGTTTGCTTCCAACACGGCGTTCAACGGTTTCCCGGTGCTGGGTTCCATCCTGGCCCAGGACGGCTACCTGCCCCGGCAGCTTCGTACGCGCGGAGACAGGCTGGCGTTCAGCAACGGCGTCCTTGCCCTGGCGGCCGGCGCGCTGGTCTTGATTCTCGCGTTCAACGCAGATGTCACCAAGCTGATCCAGCTCTACATCGTGGGCGTCTTTATCTCCTTCACGGCCAGCCAATTGGGGATGATCCGGCACTGGGGCCGCGAACTGAAACTCGCCCGGGACAAGGCTGTCCGTCGGCGCATCATCAAATCGCGGACCATCAATATGCTGGGTTTCGGGATGACGGCACTGGTCCTTGTCATCGTCCTCATCACCAAGTTCGAGCAAGGCGCATGGATAGCGCTGCTCGCGATGTTCGTCCTCTTCCTCATCATGTGGAGCATCCGCGCGCACTATGACAACGTGGCCAGGGAATTGGCGGTTGATGAGGACTCCTCGCCCCGTGCACTGCCCA is drawn from Arthrobacter sp. 31Y and contains these coding sequences:
- a CDS encoding DUF3159 domain-containing protein, whose product is MTVANGSEPKDPGRDASRENEELPADAPKSGAEGPTVSDLAAGYAEKAGLHRNSAGHVDMLKSAGGVQGIAESILPGLVFLVAFTITRDLTPALIAALAAAAVFTVVRLIQRRPLTQALAGVVGVGISAWLANTTGKAEDFYVLGFFTNIAYIAAMVLSIAFKWPVAGLLFGFVRNEGLEWRKDPERLRAYSLGTWIVVAVLALRLVVQVPLYFMGEPGLTALATTRLLMGAPLYILGLWVAWLVTKPAPQPSKPSSSAD
- a CDS encoding potassium channel family protein, which gives rise to MKVVIVGAGSVGSSIARELLAHKHQILLIDLKPEVIGRSGLRGARWLVGDACELSTLQDAKLEDADVVVSATGDDKVNLVVSLLAKTEFGVGRTVGRVNNPKNDWMFNDSWGVDVAVNTPQLMTALVEEAVEIGDIVRLLTLQTGVASIVEFTVPHDSHVIGSTVGGIQWPEDATLVAILRDQAPITPTRDDVLDGGDELFFVTTIAAEDGLRSLLSPASDDGQEPREGSSEPVDQSAEDDGFDG
- a CDS encoding APC family permease, whose translation is MLTILNAAKRVLVGRPVRNDRLAHTLLPKRIALPIFASDALSSVAYAPDEILLTLALAGVSAVAFSPLVGLAVMVVLLTVVASYRQNVHAYPSGGGDYEIANVNLGKYAGLTVASALLVDYVLTVAVSMSSAATYLTTAIPALHGQQALIATVGVIILALVNLRGVKEAGTVFAIPTYIFMASILGMTVVGIIQAISGTLGEAPSANFTIVPEPGFDEGLVGLAGAFLLLRAFSSGAAALTGVEAISNGVPNFQKPKSKNAATTLLLLGVIAASMLAGILYLANATKVHIVLDPAREFLVDGKPLPEGYIQTPAISQIADTIFGSGSILFYVVIAATGIILVFASNTAFNGFPVLGSILAQDGYLPRQLRTRGDRLAFSNGVLALAAGALVLILAFNADVTKLIQLYIVGVFISFTASQLGMIRHWGRELKLARDKAVRRRIIKSRTINMLGFGMTALVLVIVLITKFEQGAWIALLAMFVLFLIMWSIRAHYDNVARELAVDEDSSPRALPSRVHAVLLVSHVRKPVLRALAYARASRPSRLDAITVDISSEETAQTVRDWEKLEIPVPLTVLASPYRETVTPIMDYIKNMRRDSPRDLIVVYIPEYVVGKWWEQLVHNQTALRIKTRLHFEPGVMVASVPWQLKSSEEAKALQDT
- a CDS encoding potassium channel family protein; this encodes MAHFVIMGCGRVGATLAHTLEDAGHSVAIIDQDERAFRRLRNTFTGRKVTGVGFDRDTLKQAGVEEAYAFAAVSSGDNSNILATRVARETFHVAHVVARIYDPGRAEIYQRLGIPTVAAVRWSADQVLRRILPEQHLAGDYREPSGRLVLAEVELHEAWIGHSLDSIESAAGIRIAFLTRFGEGLLPQTGTAYQEGDTVHAMVSLDRTSEISRILAKAPAKES